The proteins below come from a single Bacillota bacterium genomic window:
- a CDS encoding flagellar protein, which yields MQVRNCPGCGKIYVYTGQRLCPSCFKEEEALFEQVDKYLRDHPGANLEAVAEGTGIAKEIILDFIRRGRLVTLETAGLLRCDICARPIDQGRICNDCAAQFKEGLTRKKALPARSDAISKRSDERMHIADLLQKRGRIRR from the coding sequence ATGCAGGTGAGGAATTGCCCAGGATGCGGTAAGATATATGTTTATACAGGTCAACGTTTGTGCCCGAGTTGTTTTAAGGAAGAAGAGGCCCTGTTCGAACAGGTAGACAAGTATTTGCGCGATCATCCCGGAGCTAACTTAGAGGCAGTTGCTGAAGGCACGGGCATCGCCAAGGAAATTATTCTAGATTTTATCCGGCGGGGCAGACTGGTAACTCTAGAGACAGCGGGACTGCTGCGGTGTGATATTTGTGCCCGTCCCATTGATCAAGGCCGCATCTGCAACGATTGTGCTGCCCAGTTCAAGGAAGGACTGACGCGCAAAAAAGCGCTCCCAGCGCGTTCCGATGCTATCTCTAAGCGCAGCGATGAACGGATGCACATTGCTGATTTGCTACAAAAAAGAGGCCGTATACGCCGCTGA